Proteins from one Chroococcidiopsis sp. CCMEE 29 genomic window:
- a CDS encoding AraC family transcriptional regulator yields MTIILLSKDIQELWEEAEQNSRDLSCLGNSDVILEYPYWLGNGYRRLINLRSGISIVIHDYEYRERLLLKLQPYKSDLELVFNIAGNYWLNSDHLGAGESYLLGSLAPKMSLECPALKRFIEVDIHIELDIFKSFIEDKSERIPPNLWRIVAGGDEQPYLHLGTTSLVMQQVLQQILHCPYQGITRQMYLEGKVLELLALQLEQAIANHQAPSQLQSLRPDDIDRIYQAKEILIQNLDNPPSLMTLARQVGLNDFKLKLGFRQVFGTTVFGYLHDYRMEQAQQLLQERRMNVEEVARTIGYANRSSFAAAFRKKFGINPKSYTTARLKQAIS; encoded by the coding sequence ATGACGATAATACTATTAAGTAAAGATATACAGGAATTGTGGGAGGAAGCAGAACAAAATAGTCGTGATTTATCTTGCTTAGGCAACTCCGACGTGATTTTAGAGTATCCTTATTGGCTTGGCAACGGATACAGGAGGTTGATAAATCTTCGCAGTGGGATATCAATTGTAATTCATGATTATGAATATCGGGAGCGGCTTTTGCTGAAGCTACAGCCCTATAAGTCAGATTTGGAATTGGTCTTTAATATTGCTGGAAATTATTGGCTAAACAGCGATCACCTAGGTGCTGGAGAAAGCTACTTACTGGGGAGCTTAGCGCCTAAAATGTCATTGGAATGTCCGGCGCTAAAACGATTTATTGAAGTTGATATTCATATAGAACTTGACATCTTCAAATCATTTATCGAAGACAAATCAGAGCGGATTCCACCAAATTTATGGCGGATTGTAGCGGGGGGTGACGAGCAGCCTTACTTGCATCTGGGAACAACAAGTTTAGTTATGCAACAAGTCCTACAGCAAATTTTGCACTGTCCTTATCAGGGGATAACTAGACAGATGTATCTAGAAGGGAAAGTTTTGGAGCTATTGGCTTTGCAATTAGAACAAGCGATCGCCAATCATCAAGCACCTAGTCAGCTCCAAAGCCTGCGACCAGATGACATTGATCGCATCTATCAAGCCAAAGAAATATTAATACAGAATCTAGATAATCCGCCATCTTTAATGACTTTGGCACGGCAAGTAGGGCTGAATGACTTCAAGCTCAAGTTAGGCTTTCGGCAAGTTTTTGGTACGACTGTGTTTGGCTACTTGCACGACTACCGGATGGAACAAGCACAACAGTTGCTGCAAGAAAGGCGGATGAATGTTGAAGAAGTAGCGCGTACTATTGGCTATGCCAACCGTAGTAGTTTTGCTGCTGCTTTCAGAAAAAAATTTGGGATTAACCCTAAGTCTTACACGACAGCAAGGTTGAAACAGGCAATCAGTTAA